In Lycium ferocissimum isolate CSIRO_LF1 chromosome 11, AGI_CSIRO_Lferr_CH_V1, whole genome shotgun sequence, a single genomic region encodes these proteins:
- the LOC132036386 gene encoding uncharacterized protein LOC132036386 — MKFTDSPVIDLQVLNSELSFHQDNGSMHVGTSVWPCSLVLVKFIERWHPLTCAVTPNPYSDILNFHNKRGIELGAGCGVASMGLFLLGLNNIVITDIPPVMPALKHNLKKNKPILKKSLKTAQLNWSNKDQIKSMGPPFDVVIAADVVYLEETVGPLLTAVDDLVDENGVVLLGYQLRSPEAHTKFWELCGEMFDVEKVPHEHLHQEYAYEETDVYIFRKKKKL; from the coding sequence ATGAAGTTCACTGATTCACCCGTGATCGATCTTCAAGTCCTTAATTCTGAATTATCATTCCACCAAGACAATGGATCAATGCACGTTGGAACCAGCGTTTGGCCTTGTTCACTTGTCCTCGTCAAATTCATCGAACGTTGGCATCCTCTAACATGCGCCGTTACACCAAATCCCTATTCCGACATCCTTAACTTCCACAACAAACGTGGCATCGAACTCGGCGCGGGTTGCGGTGTAGCATCAATGGGCCTTTTCTTATTGGGCCTAAACAACATCGTTATAACAGACATCCCTCCTGTTATGCCGGCTTTAAAACACAACCTCAAAAAGAACAAACCCATTCTGAAGAAGAGTTTGAAAACGGCTCAGTTGAATTGGTCTAATAAAGATCAGATAAAGTCAATGGGCCCACcgtttgatgttgttattgctgCTGACGTGGTGTATTTGGAGGAGACTGTGGGTCCGTTGTTGACGGCTGTGGATGATTTGGTTGATGAAAAtggtgttgttttgttgggGTATCAGTTGAGATCACCTGAAGCGCATACGAAGTTTTGGGAGCTTTGTGGGGAGATGTTTGATGTTGAGAAGGTTCCACATGAGCATTTACATCAAGAGTATGCGTATGAGGAGACCGATGTTTATATCTtcaggaagaagaagaaattgtaG